A genomic window from Plasmodium chabaudi chabaudi strain AS genome assembly, chromosome: 8 includes:
- a CDS encoding ribosome production factor 1, putative: MKGKINKKEKKKLRYMTKDKQLTIGEIEKIDINKYNEISRFSVKNKNKRNALKGKAYLKKLILRKQKKEDIKNKKSLNIPIEKKIPRSIDQLALFDESKINNENENFLLSEKYIDEFSEYFKNNKEPNIIITSIKRPSKNTILFMKELTLTFPHIFYEPRLDHDLDFLFKNAIQNDFSTFILIEEGIDKHPKYMFISTLPNGPTSKYSLTNIMYAHKKNSDIEITTLPPEVYITNFNTFIGERIKRQLHTLVPFTPNYKGQKVVVFYNQRDFIFFRHYKYNFVDKKKCSLYEIGPGFTLQLLSLKDGLINDKEKMYEFILRPDMKVNRKKMYL, encoded by the exons ATGAAggggaaaataaataagaaggaaaaaaagaaacttCGGTATATGACCAAAGATAAACAGCTAACAATTGGcgaaattgaaaaaattgatataaataaatataatgaaatatcaAGATTTTCtgttaaaaataagaataagAGAAATGCTTTAAAGGGAAAAGcatatttgaaaaagttAATTTTacgaaaacaaaaaaaagaagatataaaaaataaaaagtcattaaatattccaatagaaaaaaaaattccaaGAAGTATAGATCAGTTGGCATTATTTGATGAAagcaaaattaataatgaaaatgaaaactttttattaagtgaaaaatatatagatgaATTTagtgaatattttaaaaataataaagaaccaaatataattattacatcAATAAAAAGACCATcgaaaaatacaatattatttatgaaagAATTAACATTAACATTTcctcatattttttatgaaccAAGATTAGATCATGATTTAGATttcttatttaaaaatgctatacaaaatgatttttcaacatttatattaatagaaGAAGGGATAGATAAACACCcgaaatatatgtttatatctACTTTACCTAATGGTCCAACATCCAAATATTCCTTaacaaatattatgtatgctcataaaaaaaattcagaCATTGAAATTACAACACTACCCCCTgaagtatatataactaaTTTTAATACTTTTATTGGGGAACGAATAAAAAGACAATTACATACTCTTGTACCTTTTACTCCAAACTATAAAGGTCAAAAGGTTGTAGTCTTTTATAATCAGCgagattttatttttttcagacATTATAA ATACAACTTTGTGGACAAGAAGAAATGCTCGCTATATGAAATTGGGCCCGGATTTACATTACAACTACTTAGTCTCAag gaTGGACTAATTAATGATAAAGAGAAAATGtatgaatttattttgagGCCAGATATGAAAGTTAATAGAAAGAAAATGtatttgtaa
- a CDS encoding dynein intermediate chain, putative, which translates to MKSNLLEKKKKKKIQGLNDAKGDESKLTENTKKKTDALNNKNDTVTRLLFPKNPRAFKNLVEFSFQNDQFVSIDNIDHTIFHLDIKSHIVLKESDEGKRQIELIREKIKNSNTFTVLKDNDCIYHKPQNCFDYINRYTQTVPISFKDASTKTEPQKINEICDTACQSIIYDAYLEEFLRLSNEKSKAEKGSYSDKKEDEEKEKKNNFNSGMNFEGCRDEDGKIDESSTSYSDDDETEGAIFYSSSESENNSFISNEGDYNDSIKCSNQDKSEETDETEPEEKEYELTDKDENEIEENGNIDEEGKDDIGDNLKDMLSKNNEPIDKDGECEKRTDSQFYIDNKKKKKKSIKKKIEEPSNGKHDLYFINYKDLNEQTHKDLNFIYYDNKIKKNDNKIMYKKRFLKTLKIMDRIYNKNNEEDIYLCYKNKNNKNILTKLWEFTLNSYQFTVTDIKFHPFYEDLFAISFKSNDIKTNMGILCCFTFKNTKNPEHLIKTNFHIYSIEWSNRNNSIIIIGLSNGSICIYDLNKKKNERLIFDTNLKNIYNRDIISQIYFHKQNKTFYSVSYDGNIYYWKYNSKFTTGEKLLTLKKNINDFDGALNTTHTQSITCIDFNPFKTNMFLIGTNNGTIYLYSSAYSDNYLSLYNEHTMSINSISYNKFKKNIFISSSYDWTIRIWDQNRTTALIVFDTKECIYDVKWSPFLSTCFFVISSNNCGHLHIYDLSVDINKAIITEVITKKKKLRKLSVNNFNDVILIGEENGVVYTYKVSYNFNQTYMDYLKGKISYSFQNELMDIFLGKVK; encoded by the exons aTGAAATCAAATTtgttagaaaaaaaaaagaaaaaaaaaatccaaGGGTTAAATGATGCAAAGGGTGATGAATCCAAACTCACAGAAAataccaaaaaaaaaacggacgctctaaataat aaaaatgaTACTGTTACAAGACTTTTATTCCCTAAAAACCCAAGAGCATTCAAAAATTTAGTTGAGTTTTCCTTCCAAAATGATCAGTTTGTATCCATTGATAATATCGATCATACCATATTTCATTTGGATATTAAATC CCATATAGTACTCAAAGAAAGTGACGAGGGGAAAAGACAAATAGAACTAATAagggaaaaaattaaaaattcaaatacaTTTACAGTACTAAAGGACAATG ACTGTATATACCACAAGCCCCAAAACTGTTTCGACTACATTAATAGATATACCCAAACTGTCCCAATATCATTTAA ggATGCATCAACTAAAACGGAAcctcaaaaaataaatgagaTATGTGACACTG cTTGTCAATCGATAATTTACGATGCATATTTAGAAGAATTCCTACGTCTATCTAATGAAAAAAGCAAAGCG GAGAAAGGATCGTATAGTGATAAAAAGGAAGACGAggaaaaagagaaaaagaACAACTTCAATAGTGGGATGAATTTTGAAGGATGTAGAGATGAGGACGGAAAAATTGATGAGAGCTCAACTAGCTATTCTGATGACGATGAAACAGAAGgagctattttttattcaagtAGCGaaagtgaaaataattcatttattagtAATGAAGGTGATTATAACGATAGTATAAAATGTAGTAACCAAGATAAAAGCGAAGAAACAGATGAAACAGAACcagaagaaaaagaatatgaaTTAACTGATAAAGACgaaaatgaaatagaaGAAAATGGTAATATTGATGAAGAAGGAAAAGATGATATAGGTGATAATTTAAAGGATATGTtatctaaaaataatgaaccAATTGATAAGGATGGAGAGTGTGAAAAAAGAACAGACAGccaattttatattgataataaaaaaaaaaaaaaaaaaagtataaaaaaaaaaattgaagaaCCTTCAAATGGAAAACATgatctatattttattaattataaagatTTAAATGAACAAACCCATAAAGacttaaattttatttattatgataataaaataaaaaagaatgataataaaataatgtacaaaaaaagatttttaaaaacattaaaaataatggatagaatatataataaaaataatgaagaagacatatatttatgttataaaaataaaaataataaaaatattttaacaaaattatggGAATTTACATTAAATTCATATCAATTTACAGTTACtgatataaaatttcatCCATTTTATGAAGATCTATTTGctatatcatttaaaagtaatgatataaaaaccAATATGGGAATATTATGCTGTtttacatttaaaaatacaaaaaatcctgaacatttaataaaaactaattttcatatatattctataGAATGGTCAAACAGAAATAATTcgataataattattggTTTGTCTAATGGgagtatatgcatatatgatttaaataaaaagaaaaacgaaagattaatatttgatactaatttaaaaaatatatataatagagATATTATTTctcaaatttattttcataaacaaaataaaacattctATTCTGTTTCATATGatggaaatatttattattggaAATATAATAGTAAATTTACAACTggagaaaaattattaacattaaaaaaaaatataaatgattttgATGGTGCATTAAATACTACACACACACAATCTATTACATGTATCGACTTTAATCCGTTTAAAAcgaatatgtttttaataGGAACCAATAATGGaactatttatttatattcttctGCATATTCagataattatttaagtCTCTACAATGAACATACTATGTCTATCAATTCCATTTCTTACAACAAGTTTAAGaaaaacattttcatttccTCTTCCTATGACTGGACCATCCGAATTTGGGACCAAAATCGAACCACGGCTTTGATCGTATTTGACACAAAAGAG tGCATATATGATGTCAAATGGTCCCCCTTTTTGTCAAcatgtttttttgtaattagCTCAAACAATTGTGGACACCTTCACATCTACGACTTAAGTGTCGATATTAATAAAGCAATAATTACCGAAGtgattacaaaaaaaaaaaaattaagaaaattatctgttaacaattttaatgacGTTATATTAATAGGAGAAGAGAATGGAgttgtatatacatacaaggtatcttataattttaatcaAACATATATGGATTATTTAAAGGGAAAAATTAGCTATTCCTTTCAAAATGAACTTATGGATATATTCTTAGGGAAGGTTAAATAA
- a CDS encoding ubiquitin-like protein, putative, which translates to MEEETIKIKVKSIDNQECEFCVKKNTTAEELKNMIAEKKYVDANDIRLIYQGQCLSNTKTIAEYNIQNDHIIHAVIRKKENEKSSQFKNTDQDNNNNYTSSSNPLNDPLQYGFASNINFNNLNSNANTTDSNRPFGNTSIPTPNIGGTTPLYFTHMRLTRNDNLENDLMGQTNMCSLLNDIMSQVNINPNFIYGAATAAVNSAGSGENFFTANLRPTDTNTNMNDFRTNKEKDGTNANNTNNANSASKQKDMDKDEAQKENENVNNDAENNAEKGTNNDNCGNTNPEHNKQKNERSINNKHSSEGKNKGKKSNSSSSSENSSRSNSSYEYNKNSKESDEDKKKLKKKLKKKYMQKLRNKYDDNSLNKENNNDDIYSSSYNSNYESSCSENSDTKEREIDEEKKRRYKNKILEKLRKKKEKKEKKKKKKYYYSTNSSSDYDKIYEKEEKKKKKKLRNKGKFMFDPNLLYNPNYMRNTYRGAYNPGYPNPYIANFNTGNAFRPNTNFNAVFNNNGMLRNGPYPYMNVNDMNRPMYYYDQKCGNISENENYINFKDDNSDGYEHMKKGLNKDFFKSSFKREELNVNDKKRMINTMNMNKNISDANNNNSETLFGSNFGNNNVHTGNRTMDNTQNLIKNSSDCYTGGILDGAGPQNSNNSTTNNNANNNRNSYANIIPFSDVELVRNHSARTNSRGTLNHGEDDLSENNLMPEHMRSIQMASNNRRHLRSTSKLLNEENDFEYKNIELNIPWRIMEQLLVLLEEETGYKKPNLSSYINSYYNTNSIYVFFNLFVHINNVINSIIIQFNHSNFLNNDIPMSSFSRISIILSLASVIFSRLSNFFFVFYDNFYCNNYGRSYRYSEPINHEYLRELRNFYYSNNRNNNMRYSNIANFNSEQNNTYDNFRRNTNRTNLQQEFEDYYKNYLSGIDVGIDNNLLLRRDHTNFKTENLTDNIFSKDDYINHKFKNKRKSSNSFIDPKENKYTNHKFTDLRGSLRTNRDWNTNNPFSTLQNYNKNNDPLLYISKTKKNGNKKNEDKQKKNEKDTNSASANKNPSVCSSKHSRSVSSNKVDSCKNESENKNIVEPNAVDSSTKRPKDKGNFMINIFKNLLKNESEEKTTENNINDQDFLKNNEKKNNNCPNTTLVCYDNNMDEMYETSNDEKEQKDSPQNNEPNKMGQQNSTNTPLSAEPNEKRENDGKPNAEKNNSVGTQKNEKAVANNASIPNINFANILNNVQNQLATHKAPEAPQRDKFDGVPDKVKERYANWTENTQIFSGQMIKICRNKRPLSYTYLGESSLNEDISYNNPLPFLWKKNMSNINASFDLEVSDELIEAFDMHILEFVKKSIKNNEDYKLEKSKYPSLSKCEELFDEADKN; encoded by the exons atggaagaagaaacaattaaaataaaggtAAAGAGCATAGACAACCAAGAATGTGAGTtttgtgtaaaaaaaaacacaaccgcagaagaattaaaaaatatgatagccgaaaaaaaatatgtagatGCAAATGATATAAGATTAATATATCAAGGTCAATGTTTATCAAATACAAAAACAATAGctgaatataatattcaaaatgatcatataattcatgcagtaataagaaaaaaagaaaatgaaaaatcaaGCCAATTCAAAAATACCGACCaagacaataataataattatactaGTAGTAGCAACCCTTTAAATGATCCTCTACAATATGGTTTTGCATCCAACATAAACTTCAATAATCTTAATAGCAATGCAAATACTACAGATAGTAATAGGCCATTTGGCAATACCTCTATACCTACACCTAATATTGGTGGTACAACACCTCTTTATTTTACGCATATGAGATTAACAagaaatgataatttagaaaatgatTTAATGGGTCAAACTAATATGTGTTCACtattaaatgatattatGAGTCAAGTTAATATTAAtccaaattttatttatggaGCAGCAACTGCAGCAGTGAATTCTGCTGGTTCAGgagaaaatttttttactgcAAACCTCAGACCTACCGATACAAATACCAACATGAACGACTTTAGAACTAATAAAGAGAAAGACGGAACTAAtgcaaataatacaaaCAATGCAAATAGCGCAAGCAAACAAAAGGACATGGACAAAGACGAGGctcaaaaagaaaatgaaaatgtgaATAATGATGCGGAAAATAATGCAGAAAAAGGAACTAACAATGATAATTGTGGAAATACAAATCCAGAgcataataaacaaaaaaacgaaagatcaataaataataaacattcATCagaaggaaaaaataaaggaaaaaaaagtaacaGTAGTAGTAGTAGTGAAAATAGCAGTAGAAGTAATAGTagttatgaatataataaaaatagcaaAGAAAGTGATGAagataagaaaaaattaaaaaaaaaactaaaaaaaaaatatatgcaaaaattacgaaataaatatgatgataatagtttaaataaagaaaataataatgatgatatatatagttcTTCTTACAATAGCAATTATGAATCATCTTGTTCAGAAAATTCGGATACAAAAGAAAGAGAAATAGATGAGGAAAAGAAAAGacgatataaaaataaaattttagaaaaattgagaaaaaaaaaagaaaaaaaagaaaaaaaaaaaaaaaaaaaatattattattcaacCAATTCATCATCAgattatgataaaatatatgaaaaagaggaaaagaagaaaaaaaaaaagttacgaaataaaggaaaatttatgtttgatccaaatttattatataatccAAATTACATGCGTAACACGTATAGAGGTGCATATAATCCTGGATACCCTAACCCCTATATAGCCAATTTCAACACCGGAAATGCATTCAGACCTAATACAAATTTCAACGCCGTTTTTAATAACAATGGTATGCTTAGAAATGGTCCTTATCCGTATATGAATGTAAATGATATGAATAGGCCaatgtattattatgatcAAAAATGTGGAAATATAAgcgaaaatgaaaattatataaattttaaagatGATAATAGTGATGGGTATGAGCATATGAAGAAAGGTTTGAATAaagatttttttaaaagttcCTTTAAAAGAGAAGAATTAAAtgtaaatgataaaaaacgAATGATAAATACTATGAATATGAATAAGAACATTTCCGAtgctaataataataatagtgaaACTCTTTTTGGAAGCAATTTcggtaataataatgtacaTACAGGAAATAGAACTATGGATAATACAcaaaatttgataaaaaattcgaGCGATTGTTATACAGGAGGAATATTAGATGGTGCAGGTCCacaaaatagtaataatagtaccactaataataatgccaataataatagaaatagttatgcaaatataatacCCTTTAGTGATGTAGAACTTGTTAGAAATCATTCAGCTCGAACAAATTCAAGAGGAACATTAAATCACGGAGAAGATGATTTAtctgaaaataatttaatgcCTGAACATATGAGATCTATTCAAATGGCTAGTAATAATAGAAGGCACTTAAGAAGTacatcaaaattattaaatgaagaaaatgattttgaatataaaaatattgaattaaatattcCATGGAGAATAATGGAGCAATTATTAGTTTTATTAGAAGAAGAGACAGGATATAAAAAACCTAATTTATCATCTTATattaattcatattataatactaattcgatatatgtattttttaatttatttgttcatattaataatgtaataaataGTATTATCATCCAATTTAAtcattcaaattttttaaataatgatataccTATGTCATCCTTTTCAAGAATAAGtataattttatctttaGCCTCAGTTATTTTTTCACGATTGtcaaactttttttttgtattttacgATAACTTTTattgtaataattatgGAAGAAGTTATAGATATTCAGAACCAATCAATCATGAATATTTAAGAGAATTaagaaatttttattattccaataatagaaataataatatgcgTTATTCAAATATAGCTAATTTTAACTCTGAGCAAAATAATACCTATGATAATTTCAGAAGAAATACTAATCGTACAAATTTACAACAAGAATTTGaagattattataaaaattatttaagtGGTATTGATGTAGGTATAGATAATAATCTATTATTACGAAGAGATCATACAAACTTTAAAACCGAAAATTTGACTGataacattttttccaaagatgattatattaaccataaatttaaaaataaacgcAAATCATCAAATAGTTTTATAGATccaaaggaaaataaatatactaaTCATAAGTTTACTGATTTGAGAGGTAGTTTAAGAACAAATAGGGATTGGAATACAAATAATCCTTTTTCCACActtcaaaattataacaaaaataatgatccccttttatatataagtaagactaaaaaaaacggaaataaaaaaaacgaagataaacaaaaaaaaaatgaaaaagatacGAATAGTGCATCAGCTAATAAAAACCCTAGTGTATGCAGTTCCAAACATAGTCGTAGTGTTAGTAGTAACAAAGTTGATAGTTGTAAAAATGAAtctgaaaataaaaatattgttgaACCCAATGCTGTAGATTCGAGTACCAAACGACCAAAGGATAAAGGAAATTTTAtgattaacatttttaaaaatctcttaaaaaatgaatcagaagaaaaaacaacagaaaataatatcaatGATCAagattttttgaaaaataatgaaaaaaaaaataataattgtcCTAATACAACTTTAGTATGCTATGACAATAATATGGATGAGATGTATGAAACTTCAAATGATGAAAAGGAACAAAAAGATAGTCCCCAAAATAATGAACCAAACAAAATGGGTCAACAAAATTCCACTAATACTCCTTTATCGGCTGAACCAAATGAAAAACGAGAAAATGATGGTAAACCAAATgctgaaaaaaacaatagtGTAGGTACTCAAAAAAATGAGAAGGCAGTAGCTAATAATGCATCGATTccaaatattaattttgcaaatattttaaacaaCGTTCAAAATCAGTTAGCCACTCATAAGGCACCCGAAGCACCCCAGCGCGATAAG TTTGACGGAGTACCCGATAAAGTCAAAGAGAGATATGCAAACTGGACAGAAAATACCCAAATATTTTCGGGAcag atgataaaaatatgcagaAATAAAAGGCCACTAAGTTATACATACCTCGGTGAAAGTTCACTAAATGAAGATATATCCTATAACAACCCATTAccattttt aTGGAAAAAGAACATGAGCAATATAAATGCCAGTTTTGACCTGGAAGTATCGGAT GAATTGATCGAAGCATTTGATATGCACATTTTggaatttgtaaaaaaatcaattaaaaataacgaggattataaattagaaaaatctAAATATCCAA gCCTTTCAAAATGCGAAGAGCTTTTTGATGAAGCTgacaaaaattaa
- a CDS encoding S-adenosylmethionine synthetase, putative, with protein sequence MDQLKIKRGNFLFTSESVNEGHPDKICDQISDAILDACLKEDPESKVACEVCAKKNFIFIFGEITTKAKVNYDQVTRDVLKRIGYDDEKKGLDYKNAEIKVFIDEQSPDIAQCVHENKKPELIGAGDQGIMFGYATDETENYMPLTHHYATLLGKRLTEVRKLGILPYLGPDGKTQITIEYKNKASGVYHMEPIRVHTVLISTQHSENINHEQLKSDLMENVVKYVIPEKLLDKDTLYYLNPSGKFVIGGPAADAGLTGRKIICDTYGGWGAHGGGAFSGKDASKVDRSAAYYLRYIAKSLVANKFCRRVLVQASYSIGIANPVSLNVNSYGTVSTGYTDYDLEQIILRNFDLRPGFIIDELKLKEPIFSKTSAYGHFGREDKSFTWEKVKDLTHEKNVLKN encoded by the coding sequence atggaccaattaaaaataaaaagaggcaattttttatttacttcGGAATCCGTTAATGAGGGTCACCCCGATAAAATTTGCGATCAAATATCTGATGCAATTTTAGATGCCTGCTTAAAGGAAGATCCTGAAAGCAAGGTTGCTTGTGAAGTATGCGCaaagaaaaattttatttttatttttggagAAATAACAACAAAAGCAAAAGTAAATTATGATCAAGTCACAAGGGATGTCTTAAAACGCATAGGAtatgatgatgaaaaaaaaggtttagattataaaaatgctgAAATAAAAGTATTCATTGATGAACAATCACCTGATATAGCACAATGTGtacatgaaaataaaaaacctGAATTAATCGGTGCTGGAGACCAAGGTATAATGTTTGGATATGCTACCGATGAAACCGAAAATTATATGCCATTAACACATCACTATGCAACTTTATTAGGAAAAAGATTAACAGAAGTTCGTAAATTAGGAATATTACCCTATTTAGGACCTGATGGAAAAACACAAATAACtatagaatataaaaataaagctaGTGGTGTTTACCATATGGAACCTATACGTGTGCATACTGTTTTAATATCTACACAACACTCTGAAAATATCAACCATGAACAATTAAAATCTGATTTAATGGAAAATGTTgttaaatatgttattccagaaaaattattagatAAAGAtactttatattatttaaatccaTCAGGAAAGTTTGTCATTGGTGGCCCTGCAGCAGATGCTGGATTAACTggaagaaaaattatttgcgATACATATGGTGGATGGGGAGCACATGGTGGAGGTGCTTTTTCCGGAAAAGATGCATCAAAAGTTGATCGTTCAGCAGCTTACTATTTACGTTATATTGCTAAATCACTAGTTgctaataaattttgtagAAGAGTTTTAGTACAAGCTTCTTATTCAATTGGTATTGCCAATCCAGTTTCATTAAATGTCAACTCATATGGTACAGTTAGTACTGGATATACTGATTATGATTTagaacaaataattttaagaaATTTTGACCTTAGACCTGGGTTTATTATTgatgaattaaaattaaaggaACCAATTTTTTCCAAAACATCAGCTTATGGTCATTTTGGAAGAGAGGATAAGTCATTTACTTGGGAAAAAGTAAAAGACTTAACTcacgaaaaaaatgttctaaaaaattaa